In Mytilus edulis chromosome 6, xbMytEdul2.2, whole genome shotgun sequence, the following proteins share a genomic window:
- the LOC139526869 gene encoding uncharacterized protein: MTTKGKPLCQSEKEVDIITDKLSISTCKCNINIIAVLPNHNKPTKKFTTKSCYKRHRPVINLGNTKEFQEETFLTTEYTVTEKDNESSSKETCMIISLEDNLKGPRLGQSSQKCRKIRKISKRLRKRKQIGAANRKPKLFLYSLSMFCVFFSIIKTKPVVCSDNVTWEVKTKPILFGETLELLCKISEKGNECYGSFQQWYGSKDDILLCQDGKCRNEEKYTVHKNSNCSYSLLIHNLSIHDVDISYSCAFGLNEMKKGLMMKDYEFLKLPRNRSVIPLVTTNNSIVDVSLKMDDIYPVPKCTVKFKKNHERDITNMSDISVNVTQDGIFYTYTMQIMQNVSQLECGSLLSVRCLIGSVVVTDLSKELNNCTDFNSITLGGNNRTISPVNSGIVIVICLVVIGVVLTFAVPFYDERKNRRVPEIPSETVVKYTSKSRPQEENNQEVEPFLHEIT; this comes from the exons AAGAAGTAGATATTATAACAGACAAACTATCTATTTCCACCTGTAAATGTAACATTAACATTATCGCAGTTCTACCGAATCACAATAAACCAACAAAAAAG TTTACTACTAAATCTTGTTACAAGCGCCATAGACCAGTAATCAATCTTGGGAATACTAAAGAATTCCAAGAGGAGACATTTTTGACAACAGAATATACCGTAACAGAAAAGGATAATGAGTCGTCATCAAAGGAAACTTGTATGATAATTTCTCTTGAAGACAACTTGAAAGGACCACGTCTTGGACAATCATCGCAAAAATGCAGGAAAATCAGAAAAATTTCAAAACG TTTGAGAAAGAGAAAACAGATCGGAGCTGCAAACAGAAAACCAAAATTGTTTCTATATTCACTATCGATGTTCTGCGTGTTTTTTAGCATCATTAAAACTAAACCTGTGGTATGTTCCG atAATGTCACTTGGGAAGTAAAGACCAAACCCATTTTGTTTGGAGAAACATTGGAACTATTATGTAAAATATCAGAAAAGGGAAATGAGTGCTACGGAAGTTTTCAGCAGTGGTATGGTAGTAAAGATGACATCCTTCTATGTCAAGACGGGAAATGTAGAAACGAAGAAAAGTACACAGTGCATAAGAATTCTAACTGTTCTTACTCACTATTAATACATAATCTATCTATCCATGATGTTGATATTTCATATTCATGTGCCTTCGGATTAAATGAGATGAAAAAGGGATTAATGATGAAGGACTACGAATTTTTAA AGCTGCCCAGAAACAGAAGCGTCATTCCTTTAGTTACAACAAATAACAGTATTGTAGACGTTTCATTGAAAATGGATGATATTTATCCTGTACCTAAGTGCacagtcaaatttaaaaaaaatcat gaaAGAGACATTACCAATATGTCTGATATATCAGTCAACGTTACTCAAGACGGCATATTTTACACCTACACAATGCAAATAATGCAAAATGTTAGCCAACTAGAATGTGGATCACTTTTGTCAGTTCGCTGTCTTATTGGGAGCGTTGTTGTAACCGACTTGTCAAAGGAACTGAATAATTGTACTG atttTAACAGTATAACATTAGGGGGAAACAACAGGACAATTTCACCAGTGAATAGTGGTATAGTAATAGTTATTTGTTTAGTGGTTATTGGTGTCGTATTAACTTTTGCAGTACCTTTTTACGATGAAAGAAAGAATCGAAGAG ttccaGAAATCCCCTCTGAGACGGTAGTAAAATATACAAGTAAATCAAGACCTCAAGAGGAAAATAATCAGGAGGTGGAGCCATTTTTACacg AAATAACATGA